TACCACCGCGGTCTTTATGGACATGCAAACCTTTATGGCTTATTCACCGAACTTGCAGTCCAAGTAGCCAAACCTAACGGTCTTATCTCCTTCATTACGCCGGCGAGCTACCTTGCCGGAGAATATTTTAAAAACCTGCGGGCACTGCTTTGGCATGATGCACCACCCGTCCGCATCGATTTTGTAGAAAACCGCAAGAACGTCTTTGAGGGTGTATTGCAGGAAACAGTTCTATCCACCTACCGCAAAAACGGCAAGCGCCGTCAGGCAGTTGTTTCTTCAATCCGCCCGACAGAAAGCGGAGGGATCGACATTGAACCCGCCGGCCGCTTTGAAGCACCCGATATGCCGACAGCACCCTGGATTCTGCCCCGTTCATCAAACGATACGACTTTGTCTGAAAGAATGCGTTCCATGCCGCATCGCCTGATTGACTGGGGTTATAAAGTCAGCACAGGTCCCCTTGTATGGAATCGCCACAAAAATCAACTGAGAGATAAGCCGGGAGAAAACTGTGTGCCGTTAATTTGGGCGGAAAGTGTAACTTCGGAAGGTCGTTTTGTATTCCGGAGCGAAAAACGGACCCATAAGCCGTATTTCTTTCTCAGGGATGGAAAAGATGACTGGTTGCGGATTGATCGGCCTTGCGTTTTGCTGCAACGGACAACAGCAAAGGAACAACAGCGACGTCTAATTGCAGCCGTTCTGCCTGCCGACTTTATCAAACTCAATAGATTCGTTACGGTTGAAAACCATCTTAACATGATAATTCCTTTGGGTAATAAACATGCCGTATCCCCGACCGTCCTTGCGGCTTTTCTAAACAGTTCGGCTGCGGATCGCGCTTTTCGGTGTCTCGGCGGCAGTGTGGCCGTTTCGGCCTATGAGTTAGAAAATTTACCATTTCCCGATCCGGTGAAACTCGATAAGTTGAAATTACTTATAAAACAACGAGCATCCCGCGAAGCGATTGAGGAATCTTGCCGGCATCTGTACGGACTGGAGGAATAATCAGTGGCCGATCTTCCCGCCTTGCTTCCTGTTTCCGATATTCATAAACGATTGCCGTCTATTTTTCCAGAAGGTTGCCCGAACCGGAATAATTGTGTGTGGGATATCGCTGCCCGCACTATTTTTGTTATGCTTTACGTGGGCGCCATCGAAGGGCGGAATGTCTGGCTACGCCCCGACCAAGTGACCCGTATGACAGATGCACAATCGGTTTTGCATGATAAAATTTCCCGCCTTAAGTGGGCTGAAATTTCAAGAAAGAGCAGCAGAGGCGAAACCCCCGGCAGGTGGTATGCGGTAAATACGCGTGAATCTATTCGGGATGATACCTTGCGAAGCGCTCTTATCGCGAACGGAGCGGTTGTTGAGCGATTCGGATTGCCGACTACCTCCCCTGCGCCGCGTTATGCGCTTCAGTTAGATTTTGCGGATCTGTTCAACCCAAGATTGAAAGGCAAAAAGCTGAAGCAGGCAATTGCTGCATGGCAGGAAACCAATTTGTCATCAGGTGCGATTGCCCGCATCACCATGCGGCGCAGGGGCGTGACCGATGACGGTAAACATGTCGTGATAACATTTCCTAACGGTGAAACCCGCCGGATGGTTCCTGGCCCAAGCGCTTTAATTTCAAAAGCTGTCATTGAAGATTTTTCTAAACGATTCCTTCAAGAACCCGGCGTAATTTTTCTTAGTGAAAGCGCCAACAAAATAGTCGCACGGGACGACGAACTTGCAAAAAGCATCAATCTTTCTATTGAAACTGATAAAAATCTGCCGGATATCATCATGGCAGACCTCGGCCCCTCCCACCCCTTCCTGGTTTTTGTTGAAGTTGTTGCCACAGATGGACCCATAAGCGAAATGCGAAAGGCAGCGCTCCAAAAGATCGCTGAAAATGCCGGTTTTTCCGAACAACACGTCGTCTTTGTGACCGCCTATCTCGACCGTAGCGACCGCGCCTTCAAAAA
The genomic region above belongs to Desulfobacterales bacterium and contains:
- a CDS encoding Eco57I restriction-modification methylase domain-containing protein, translated to MNSKLIRAVSKSLFKEINSPVLSLHDIQLRIKTLSRQTTDDVQIAVAEEVITIALRKYWQQLTKLYQVSIPFGPPVNKPESVLSEHQLALSEWLGETIGAFPVLEAAYRIGLIYTSLLPSQYRTKNGIYYTPPALANRLLDQAETAGIDWKTCKVLDPACGGSAFLLPTALRIIDAIKNAEPALKIQNLEARLFGWEVDPFAAWLSRFFIEVICLPESVRAGRRINPSITTCDSLKANQFDQQFDLVIGNPPFGRVGLPKDLRTQYHRGLYGHANLYGLFTELAVQVAKPNGLISFITPASYLAGEYFKNLRALLWHDAPPVRIDFVENRKNVFEGVLQETVLSTYRKNGKRRQAVVSSIRPTESGGIDIEPAGRFEAPDMPTAPWILPRSSNDTTLSERMRSMPHRLIDWGYKVSTGPLVWNRHKNQLRDKPGENCVPLIWAESVTSEGRFVFRSEKRTHKPYFFLRDGKDDWLRIDRPCVLLQRTTAKEQQRRLIAAVLPADFIKLNRFVTVENHLNMIIPLGNKHAVSPTVLAAFLNSSAADRAFRCLGGSVAVSAYELENLPFPDPVKLDKLKLLIKQRASREAIEESCRHLYGLEE
- a CDS encoding BsuBI/PstI family type II restriction endonuclease, which encodes MADLPALLPVSDIHKRLPSIFPEGCPNRNNCVWDIAARTIFVMLYVGAIEGRNVWLRPDQVTRMTDAQSVLHDKISRLKWAEISRKSSRGETPGRWYAVNTRESIRDDTLRSALIANGAVVERFGLPTTSPAPRYALQLDFADLFNPRLKGKKLKQAIAAWQETNLSSGAIARITMRRRGVTDDGKHVVITFPNGETRRMVPGPSALISKAVIEDFSKRFLQEPGVIFLSESANKIVARDDELAKSINLSIETDKNLPDIIMADLGPSHPFLVFVEVVATDGPISEMRKAALQKIAENAGFSEQHVVFVTAYLDRSDRAFKKTVDSLSWGTFAWFASEPEKLLVLHEGQVKSSKKLIDFL